The window CGTTGGTGATCGCTGGCAGCGAGATGCGCAGCGCCTGCGGCAGGATGATGAACCAGGTCGCCTTCCAGTAGCTCAGGCCGAGCGCTGTCGCAGCCTCGCGCTGGCCCTTCGGAAGCGCCTGCAGCCCGCCGCGCACGGCTTCCGCCATATAAGCGGCGATGCAGAAGCCGAGGCCGATCACCGCGCGCGCCAGCCGGTCGACGCCGATGCCGGACGGCATGATCAGGGGCAGCAGGAGCGAGGCGAGGAAGATCACCGCGATGATCGGCACGCCGCGCCAGAACTCGATGAACAGCACCGAGATCAGCTTGACCACCTTCAGCTCGGACTGACGGCCGAGTGCGAGCAGGATGCCGAGCGGGATCGCGATCAGGCTGGCATAGATCGAGATGAAGACGGTCAGCATCAGCCCGCCCCATTCGCGCGTCTCGATCGCGCGAAGGCCGAAGCCACCGGCGAGCAGCCAGACGCCGAGGAACGGCAGGATGACGAGCGCCGCGAGGCCGAGGCGCAGCTTCAGCTGCTTCGGCGCCAGGACGATCGCGGCCCCGCTCAGCGCGAAGAGGATCCCAGCGAGGTTCGGACGCCAACGCTCGTCGACGGGATAGAAGCCGTACATGAACTGGCCGAAGCGAGCCTTGACGAAGACCCAGCAGGCGCCGGTGCCGGCGCAGTCGTTGCGGGTCTGACCGCTCCAGGTCGCGTCGATCAGGGCCCAGCGGATGATAGGGACGGCGATCCAGGCGATGGCGGCGGCCAGCAGCAGCGTCACTACCGTCGTGGCAGGTGTGCCGAACAGGCGCTCGCGCCAACTGGTCGGGAGGGTTGCGGCGGCGCTCATCGGGTCACCAGCGCGATGCGGGCATTGTACCAGTTCATGAAGGCCGAGACGGCGAGGCCGATGACCAGATAGAGCGCGAGCGTCATGGCGATGATCTCGATCGCCTGGCCAGTGTTGGTGAGCGCCGAGCCCATGAACAGGCTGACCACGTCGGGATAGGCGATGGCGGCGCCGAAGGACGAGTTCTTCAGCACGTTGAGATACTGGTTGGTCATCGGCGGCGTCATCACCCGCAGCGCCTGCGGGATAGTGACGAGCCTGAGCGTCTGGCCGGGACGCAAGCCAAGCGCGCTCGAGGCCTCGATCTGGCCGTGCGGGACCGACTGGATGCCGCCGCGCACGATCTCGGCGATGAAGCCGGCGGTGTAAGTGACCAGCGCTGCCAGCAGCGCGACGAATTCGGGGATGACGACGAAGCCGCCGCGATAGTTGAAGCCGCGCAGCACGGGAATGTCCCAGCGCGTCGCCAGGCTCGCCCAGGTGAGCGCCAACACGGGGATGAGCAGCAGCAGGACGAGGCCGACGCGCAGGATCGGCGCGTCCCGGCCGGTCGCCTCCTTGCGCCGTCTCGCCCAGCGCAGGAACAGCCAGTGCAGCAGGCAGGAGATGGCGATTGCGATGAAGGCGTATTTTAAGTTTGCGCCCGCATCGGGCAGCGGGATGGTCAGGCCGCGATTGTTGAGGAAGGCGACGCCGAAGACCGAGAGGCTCTCGCGTGGCGCCGGCAAGGCGGCGATCACGCCGAAATACCAGAAGAGCACGAAGAACAGCAGCGGGATGTTGCGGACGAACTCGACATAGGCGCCGGCGATCGCCTGGACCAACCAGATCGAGGAGAGCCTGGCGATACCGATCAGGAAGCCGAGCGCCGTCGACAGCACCAGCGCGATCACGGTGACCAGCAGCGTATTGGCGACGCCGGCCCAGAACAGCGACAGGATGTTGTCAGACTGGGTGTAGCCGGTGAGGACGAACGGCACCTCGATGCCGGAGGTGCGCCAGAGGAAATTGAAGCCCGAGGCGATACCGGCCTGGACCATGTTCTGTGAGGCGTTGCGGATGAAATAGACCAGCAGCGCCGCAAGGCCGATCAGCAGCGCCGCCTGGTAGAAGACGTCGCGAACGCGCTTGTCGTTGATGAAGGCGAAGGCTTTGCTCAAGGGGCGGCCATCCGGCTTGGGGCGTCATTCTCGGGCGCAGCGGAGCTGCGACCCGAGAATCTCCTGACACGAAGGCTGGTTTCCGAGATGGTCGGGTCAAGCCCGACCATGACGGGGTCGTCTCATTGGAACGGCGGGGTGAAGATCAGGCCGCCCTTGGTCCAGAGCTGGTTCTGGCCGCGCTCGAGCTTCAGCGGCGACTCGAGGCCAACGGTGCGCTCATAGCTCTCGCCATAGTTCCCGACCTGCTTGATCGCCTTGTACATCCAGTCGTCGGCCAGGCCCATCATCGCGCCGAAGCCGCCCTCGGCGCCGAGCAGGCGGCGGACCTCGGTGTTCTTCGAGTTCGCCTTCATCTCGTCGACGTTCTTGGAGGTGACACCGAGCATCTCGGCGGCGATGGTGCCGTTGAGCACCCAGCGCACGATCAGCTGCCAGCGCTCGTCGCCATAGCGGGTCACCGGACCCTGCGGATCGTTCGAGATCGGCTTGGTCAGGATGATGTGATCGTCCGGGACCTTGAGCTTGGCACGCTGGCCGGCGAGCGCGCCGACGCCGGCGGTGTAGGCGTCGCAGCGGCCGCTGTCATAGGCGGTGATGGCGTCATCGTTCTTCTGGAAATTGGTGATGGTGACCTTGAGGTTGCGCTCGCGGAACCAGTCGGCGGCGTTCTTCTCCTCGGTCGAGCCGGCGGCGACGCAGACCGAGGCGCCGTCGAGCTCCTCGGCCGACTTCACATTGGCCTTCTTGCGGACGATGAAGGTCTGGCCTTCGTAGAAGTTGATGCCCTGGAAGTTCAGGCCGAGCGTGGCGTTGCGCGAGAAGGTGATGGTCGAATTGCGCGAGAGCACGTCGACCTGGCCCGATTGCAGGATCGGCCAACGCTGCTGCACCGAGGTCGGCGTGTACTTCACCTTGGTGGCGTCGCCGAGCACGGCAGCCGCGAGCGCACGGCAATAATCGACGTCGAGCCCGGTCCACTCGCCCTTGTCGTTGGCGAAGGAGAAGCCGGGCAGGCCGAGATGCACGCCGCATTCGAGATGGCCGCGCGCCTTGATCGCGTCGAGCGTCGGGCTTGGCGCGAGCTGCTGGGCGGAAGCGGCGAGGGTGCCGGCGGCGAAGAGCGCCGCGGCGAGAACAAAGGTCTTCATGTGCGTTCCCCAGTCTGCATCGGCATTGCGCCGCGTTGGGGCGACTATGCAACAGCCTGACCGGGGAAGGTAAGGGGGGTGTTTGCTGTTTCCTGCCAAAGCTTGACGCGGCGGCAGCGCAGGCGGCCTACCAGCCGCGCTGGGCCTTGATCGCCTGCTTCTGCATGTCCTTCTGCTGGCGCCAGTAGTCCTTCTGCGCATCGATCTGCATACGCTGGTAGTCGCGGATGCGGTCCTTGCGCGAGGTCGCGTCGCGATAGTCGTTCCAGTCGTAGTGGTCGTCGTGGACGTCGTCGTCGCCCAGCGCATCGAAGAAGTTGCGCAGGGCGGAGCGGGCGGGCTCGATCGGCAGGGCGGAGGCTGCCCCCGGCAGCGGCATGAAGGCCGGCGCGGCCGAGACATTGGAGCCGGCGACGAGGGCGATGGCGAGCGACAGGACAGCGGTACGGATCATCATGATAGTGCTCATGTCCGTCACTGTGCCGACCGGCCAAAGGAATGCGGCAGTTTCGGGCTGAGCCAGCGCATCTGCGTGATCTTGCCCGCGGCGTCGGTCTCGAAGCGCAGCCGGACGAATGGCTCGCCGCCGGACATCTCGGCGGGCGCGACGAAGGCGCCGACCGGCGCCAGCCGCGCCTGGAACAGGTAGGGATCGTCCCTGTTCGGCTCGAGCAGGATCTGCGCCTCGGTCTTCTCCAGCGTGAGGTTGAGCTTGCCCTCAGTGAGCGCGACGGTGGCGTCGCCGAGGATCGGTGAGGCATAGCTCCCGGCGAAGGTCGCGGCGATCGGCGACAGGGGGCCGGGCACGAAGCCGGCCGCCTCGGCCTTCGCTGCCTCGCGACGCCCCTTCGCAGCCGTGGCGGCGAGCGCGATGTTGTCGACGACAGGGTTGCCGAGCACCCGATCGTAGAACCACATCGCCAGCGCGTCCGGCATGCCGCCATTGTCGAGATTGGTCAGGATGACGATGCCGGTCTTGCCGTCCGGCAGGAAGCCGGCATGGGCGCCGAAGCCGGCGGTACCGCCATTGTGCCAGATGATCCGGCCGCGCGGCGTCGCGGTCGCGACCCAGCCGATAGCGTAGCTGGTGCGCTCGTTCATGGCGACGCGCGGCGTCCAGGTGACGTCGAGATTGCCTTCGGAGACCAGGACCTTGCCCTCGAAATGGCCGCGGCCGAGCTGCAGGCGCAGCCATTTCGCCATGTCGGGGATGTTCGAGTTGAGAGCCCCCGCCGGGCCGAGCGCATAGGGGAAGGAAGGATGAAAGGGCACGGCGACAGGCTTGTCGGCGAGGCGATGCCCCTGCGCATGGTTGGGCGCTGCGGTGATCGCCTCGGCCGTGGCCGTCGTTGCGCTCATGCCGAGCGGGGTCAGCAGGCTCTTCTGCAGCGAGCCGAACCAGGACGGCGCGCCATTGGCCTTGGCGACGATCTCGCCGCCGACGACATGTGGGATGTTGAGATAGCGGAAATCGGAGCGGAACAGGCCGAGCTGCGGTGCGACCCGTAGCGAGCGGATCAGCGTCTGCTTGTCGTAGCCGAGCATGGTGAGCGCGTCGTTGACATAGGCCGTCAGGCCCGAGCGCTGGGCGGCGAGGTCGAGCACCCGGAAATCGCGGGTGACCCAGGGATCGGCGAGCTGGAACTCGGGGACATGGTCGATGACCGGGTCGTTCCAGCCGAGCCGGCCGGCATCGACCGCCTGCGCCAATGTGGTGGCGAGGAAGGCCTTGGTAGTCGAGCCGATCTGGAAGATCGTCTCGGGTGTGACCTGGTCGGGCTTGCCGAGCGCGCGGACGCCGAAGCCCTTGGCGTAGATCAGCTTGTCGTCATGGACGATGCCGATGGCGACGCCCGGCACCGAGAAAGCCTTCATGCCCTCGGCGACCTGCTTCTCGAACTCCGGCAGCAGCGCTTCGATCGAACCTTGAGTGGGCCGCTGTGCGTCCGCTTTCGTCACGCCGGAGAGGGCCGCGATGCCGAACAGGAGCGCGGCTGCGATGATGCGCTTCATTCACTATCCCCCCAAGCATCGCAAAGGCCGACAGATCGTGCTGCCGAAAGCGGGCAGGCCCGCCGGCGGCGCGACGATCACATGTCATGCTCTGACCCCAAGTAAATAGGATCAGGAGATTGTGACGGGATTGGTGCCTCCGCGGGAGCGCCGCTCAGCCGGGCAGGAAGGCGAGCTTTCCATCCTCGCCTCTGACGGTCTCGATCGCGACGCCGTAAAGCGCCGCGAGTTGTTCCGGTGTCAGCAGATCGGTTGCCTTGCCGCTCGCAAGCGCGCGGCCGTCGCGCAGGAGCAATGCCTGGTCGGCATAGCGCAGCGCCTGGTTCGGATCATGGGTGGTGAAGAGCACGCCGAGACCCTCGCCGGCGAGCCGCCGGATCTGGCTCATCACCTTGCCCTGATTTCCGAAATCGAGACTAGCCGTCGGCTCGTCGAGGATGATGTAGCGCGGCTCCTGCGCTAGCGCGCGGGCGATCATGACGAGCTGGCGCTCGCCGCCGGAGATCTCGGTATAGGGGCGCTCTGCCAGATGCGGGATGCCGAGCCGCTGCAGCATCGCACCCACCACCTCACGGTCATGCGCGGAGGGGGCCGCGAACAGGCTGGAGCGGGCGGTGCGCCCCATCAGCACCACTTCCGTGACCGAGAAGGCGAAGGTTCCGGCATGGACCTGCGGCACATAGGCGAGGGCGCGGGCGCGCTCGCCGACCGAGAGCCCAGCCAATGGCTTGCCGTCGAGCGTGAGCGTGCCCGCCTTCGCCGGCAACAGGCCGAGCAGGGTCTTCAGCAACGTGGTCTTGCCGTGGCCGTTCGGGCCGAGCAGGGCCAGCACCTGCCCGCCGGCGAGATCGAGCGCGATATCGCGGCCGATCTCGCGCTCGCGGTAGCCATAGGCCAGGGCGGTGGCTTCGAGGCTCACGACCAGCCTCCGCGCGCCGAGGCGAGAAGCCAGATGAAGAAGGGCGTGCCGATCACGGCGGTGAGAATGCCGAGCGGCGTCTCGACAGGGGCGGCGGTGCGCGCCAGCGTGTCGATGGCGAGGAGATAGCCGCCGCCTAACAGCGCGGCCGTTGGCATCAGCCGGCCGAAATCGGGGCCGACGAGGAAGCGGGCGAGATGCGGCACGACGAGGCCGACCCAGCCGATGATGCCGGCTGCCGCGACGCTCGCCGCCGTCACCAATGTCGCGGCGGCGACGATGGCGATCCGAAGCGGGCCGGTGGCGAGGCCGAGCGCGCGCGCTTCCTCCTCCGGTAGCGACATCACGCTCATACGCCAGCGCAGCGCCAGCAGGACGACGGCGCCGATCAGGACCGGGCCGAGCAGAGGGATGAGGTCGGGCTTGGCCGTGCCGGCGAGGCTGCCGAGCAGCCAGAAGGTCATGGCCGGGAGCTGGTTGTACGGATCGGCCCAGTACTTCACCAGGCCGATGCCGGCGCCGAGCAGCGAGCCGACGACGACGCCGGTCAGTACCAGCACGAGCACGGGATCGCCGCGCCGGATCGTCGAGCCGACCGCGTAGACCGCTCCGACCGCGACGAGTCCGCCGATGAAGGCGGCAAGCTGGGTGCCGAACAGACCGAGCGAGAGATAGATGCCGATCACCGCGCCAAGCGCCGCGCCCGAGGACGCGCCGAGGATATCGGGCGAGACCAGCGGGTTGCGGAACAGGCCCTGGAAGGCGCAGCCGGCAATGGCAAGCGCAGCCCCGCACAGGATCGCCGCGACGATGCGCGGGCCGCGGAT is drawn from Bosea sp. Tri-49 and contains these coding sequences:
- a CDS encoding amino acid ABC transporter substrate-binding protein, whose amino-acid sequence is MKTFVLAAALFAAGTLAASAQQLAPSPTLDAIKARGHLECGVHLGLPGFSFANDKGEWTGLDVDYCRALAAAVLGDATKVKYTPTSVQQRWPILQSGQVDVLSRNSTITFSRNATLGLNFQGINFYEGQTFIVRKKANVKSAEELDGASVCVAAGSTEEKNAADWFRERNLKVTITNFQKNDDAITAYDSGRCDAYTAGVGALAGQRAKLKVPDDHIILTKPISNDPQGPVTRYGDERWQLIVRWVLNGTIAAEMLGVTSKNVDEMKANSKNTEVRRLLGAEGGFGAMMGLADDWMYKAIKQVGNYGESYERTVGLESPLKLERGQNQLWTKGGLIFTPPFQ
- a CDS encoding amino acid ABC transporter permease, yielding MSKAFAFINDKRVRDVFYQAALLIGLAALLVYFIRNASQNMVQAGIASGFNFLWRTSGIEVPFVLTGYTQSDNILSLFWAGVANTLLVTVIALVLSTALGFLIGIARLSSIWLVQAIAGAYVEFVRNIPLLFFVLFWYFGVIAALPAPRESLSVFGVAFLNNRGLTIPLPDAGANLKYAFIAIAISCLLHWLFLRWARRRKEATGRDAPILRVGLVLLLLIPVLALTWASLATRWDIPVLRGFNYRGGFVVIPEFVALLAALVTYTAGFIAEIVRGGIQSVPHGQIEASSALGLRPGQTLRLVTIPQALRVMTPPMTNQYLNVLKNSSFGAAIAYPDVVSLFMGSALTNTGQAIEIIAMTLALYLVIGLAVSAFMNWYNARIALVTR
- a CDS encoding serine hydrolase → MKRIIAAALLFGIAALSGVTKADAQRPTQGSIEALLPEFEKQVAEGMKAFSVPGVAIGIVHDDKLIYAKGFGVRALGKPDQVTPETIFQIGSTTKAFLATTLAQAVDAGRLGWNDPVIDHVPEFQLADPWVTRDFRVLDLAAQRSGLTAYVNDALTMLGYDKQTLIRSLRVAPQLGLFRSDFRYLNIPHVVGGEIVAKANGAPSWFGSLQKSLLTPLGMSATTATAEAITAAPNHAQGHRLADKPVAVPFHPSFPYALGPAGALNSNIPDMAKWLRLQLGRGHFEGKVLVSEGNLDVTWTPRVAMNERTSYAIGWVATATPRGRIIWHNGGTAGFGAHAGFLPDGKTGIVILTNLDNGGMPDALAMWFYDRVLGNPVVDNIALAATAAKGRREAAKAEAAGFVPGPLSPIAATFAGSYASPILGDATVALTEGKLNLTLEKTEAQILLEPNRDDPYLFQARLAPVGAFVAPAEMSGGEPFVRLRFETDAAGKITQMRWLSPKLPHSFGRSAQ
- a CDS encoding FecCD family ABC transporter permease, producing MTSSLRGNLIALLLLALAVLAAFALGRFPVAPGDLARLVWSFFSGEPSGLPPQIETVVWNIRGPRIVAAILCGAALAIAGCAFQGLFRNPLVSPDILGASSGAALGAVIGIYLSLGLFGTQLAAFIGGLVAVGAVYAVGSTIRRGDPVLVLVLTGVVVGSLLGAGIGLVKYWADPYNQLPAMTFWLLGSLAGTAKPDLIPLLGPVLIGAVVLLALRWRMSVMSLPEEEARALGLATGPLRIAIVAAATLVTAASVAAAGIIGWVGLVVPHLARFLVGPDFGRLMPTAALLGGGYLLAIDTLARTAAPVETPLGILTAVIGTPFFIWLLASARGGWS
- a CDS encoding amino acid ABC transporter permease — encoded protein: MSAAATLPTSWRERLFGTPATTVVTLLLAAAIAWIAVPIIRWALIDATWSGQTRNDCAGTGACWVFVKARFGQFMYGFYPVDERWRPNLAGILFALSGAAIVLAPKQLKLRLGLAALVILPFLGVWLLAGGFGLRAIETREWGGLMLTVFISIYASLIAIPLGILLALGRQSELKVVKLISVLFIEFWRGVPIIAVIFLASLLLPLIMPSGIGVDRLARAVIGLGFCIAAYMAEAVRGGLQALPKGQREAATALGLSYWKATWFIILPQALRISLPAITNEFIALVKNTTLVLVVSILDLLGIAQASLADPNWVGMNMEAYVFSGGIYWLICFALSRWSRSLETKRGR
- a CDS encoding ABC transporter ATP-binding protein gives rise to the protein MSLEATALAYGYREREIGRDIALDLAGGQVLALLGPNGHGKTTLLKTLLGLLPAKAGTLTLDGKPLAGLSVGERARALAYVPQVHAGTFAFSVTEVVLMGRTARSSLFAAPSAHDREVVGAMLQRLGIPHLAERPYTEISGGERQLVMIARALAQEPRYIILDEPTASLDFGNQGKVMSQIRRLAGEGLGVLFTTHDPNQALRYADQALLLRDGRALASGKATDLLTPEQLAALYGVAIETVRGEDGKLAFLPG